From Streptomyces sp. SAI-135:
CTCGCCGCGCTCGGGCTGGCCTCGGTCGTGGCGTCCGGGAATCTGGTGCCCCACGGCCTCTCCGGGATCGATGCCGGCGGCCTGTACGCGTCACGGGAGGGCAAGCTGGCCCTGCTGGAGGTCAACGCGTTCCTGATCGCCGGTCTGTGCGCCCGTTCGGGTCGCCCGGCCGTCCAGGTGTGGCCCCTGTCCGCCGTGGTGGCGGCGGAGGCCCTGCGCGCGCATCCGGTGACCGAGCACAGTCCGCTGGTCGGCTCCGGGCTGACCCTGGTTCACCTCATGTGCGCGGCACTGTGGGCGGGCGGACTGCTGTGCGTGCTGCGGACACTGCGCCACTGGGGCCCGGTGGGGCCGGGCGCGGCGCTGCTCGGGCTCTACGCGCGCGTGGCCGCCGTTCTGCTCGCCGCCGTGTCCGCGACCGGCGTGTGGAGCACGCTGCGCCGCATGCCGTCCGACACGGTCCTGGAGCAGCTGACGGACACGGCCTACGGGCGCGCTCTGCTCGCCAAGGTGCTCCTGGTGGCCGTCGTCGCGGCACTCGCCCTGTGGGCCAGGATCCGGCTGCGCCGCGCCCCCGACCCGCTGACCGCCTGTGCCCCGGCGCGCGCGGAAGTCGTCGCCCTGGGACTGGTGGTCGTGGTGTCGGGGCTGCTGACGGCGCTGCCGCTGCCGATCCGCTGGTGAGGCCGTTCGATCGCACCGGACCGACGCGCTAGACGGTGACGAGGACCTTGAGCGCGGTGCGTTCGTCCATGGCCTTGTAGCCGTCGGGGACACCCTCCAGGCCGACGGTCATGTCGAAGACGGGTGAGGCGTCGACGGTGCCGTCCAGGACGTCGGGGAGC
This genomic window contains:
- a CDS encoding CopD family protein; protein product: MTLTGPTSGATDVGSRPRRPGTLRAVAVLVLAVLAAAVPLLGPSAALRGTGEAAAPGAGVVALLRAALFGALCVPLGELFVGRLARTVPGAPPGVPRSWARWAAAAGFLAALGLASVVASGNLVPHGLSGIDAGGLYASREGKLALLEVNAFLIAGLCARSGRPAVQVWPLSAVVAAEALRAHPVTEHSPLVGSGLTLVHLMCAALWAGGLLCVLRTLRHWGPVGPGAALLGLYARVAAVLLAAVSATGVWSTLRRMPSDTVLEQLTDTAYGRALLAKVLLVAVVAALALWARIRLRRAPDPLTACAPARAEVVALGLVVVVSGLLTALPLPIRW